The proteins below come from a single Ruegeria sp. SCSIO 43209 genomic window:
- a CDS encoding SDR family NAD(P)-dependent oxidoreductase — protein MRFAEKTALVTGASGGIGAAIVSQLRAEGARVAVADRDVGSLAAEAHLPGDLRDPDYCDGLALAAHQALDGLDIVINNAGVITRGPVTETSDEDWALSVGVNVEAPFRICRAAIPIMAAAGGGAIVNTASCWGLRPGPDHAVYCMTKAAIASLTQCMGHDHAHQGIRINAVCPNEVNTQMLRSGFAKRGFDPDTAIAELGKSVPLGRIAEPEDIAEVILFLASDSARYMCGALVEVNGGKPVQ, from the coding sequence ATGAGGTTCGCTGAAAAAACCGCACTCGTCACAGGGGCGTCGGGCGGGATCGGGGCCGCCATCGTCAGCCAGCTGCGGGCCGAAGGCGCGCGTGTGGCTGTTGCTGACCGCGATGTGGGCAGCCTTGCAGCCGAGGCGCATCTGCCCGGCGATCTGCGCGATCCCGACTATTGCGACGGGCTGGCCTTGGCCGCGCATCAGGCGCTGGATGGTCTTGATATCGTGATCAACAATGCAGGCGTGATCACCCGCGGCCCGGTGACTGAAACATCCGATGAGGATTGGGCCCTGTCCGTCGGTGTGAATGTCGAGGCTCCTTTCCGTATCTGCCGCGCTGCGATTCCAATCATGGCGGCGGCGGGTGGCGGTGCTATTGTGAACACTGCCTCGTGCTGGGGCCTTCGACCTGGCCCGGATCATGCGGTGTACTGCATGACCAAAGCGGCCATTGCCAGCCTCACCCAATGCATGGGGCACGATCACGCCCATCAGGGCATCCGCATCAACGCCGTCTGCCCGAACGAGGTGAACACACAGATGCTGCGTTCGGGCTTTGCCAAACGTGGGTTCGATCCTGATACGGCGATTGCCGAGCTTGGGAAGTCGGTGCCTTTAGGGCGTATCGCCGAACCCGAAGATATAGCCGAAGTGATCCTTTTTCTCGCCTCGGATTCGGCGCGCTACATGTGTGGTGCTCTGGTCGAAGTGAATGGGGGCAAGCCGGTGCAATGA
- a CDS encoding dihydrodipicolinate synthase family protein: MTPIFRFEGIYTPVVTPYAADGGVNWEALAEVIEYLIENGVHGLISGGSTGENYAQTVDERLELARFTHEQLKGRVPLVVGTGAMLTGDSVALASGARDLGADAILLASPPYSVPTDRENALNALAIDKAADLPVMLYNYPHRTGTMMGEEFLDRVGRSRNFCGIKESSGDINRVHLLARDYPHIQLGCGMDDQALEFFAWGAPFWVCGGSNFLPAEHVALYQACVIEGNFAKGRRVMSALMPLMRVLEQGGKFIQTIKHGVTMNGIDAGVVRPPLKGLNKDDKRALEQVTRVLKRKIADILAEG, translated from the coding sequence ATGACTCCGATCTTCAGATTTGAGGGTATTTATACGCCGGTGGTGACACCCTACGCGGCGGATGGTGGCGTGAACTGGGAAGCGTTGGCCGAGGTGATCGAGTACCTGATCGAGAATGGTGTGCACGGGCTGATCTCGGGCGGGTCCACCGGCGAAAACTATGCGCAGACCGTCGATGAGCGGCTGGAACTGGCGCGCTTTACGCATGAACAACTGAAGGGGCGTGTGCCTCTGGTTGTGGGAACGGGGGCGATGCTGACCGGGGATTCCGTCGCTTTGGCCTCAGGTGCGCGAGACCTAGGCGCAGATGCGATCTTGTTGGCCAGCCCGCCGTATTCGGTGCCCACCGACCGCGAGAATGCGCTGAACGCTCTGGCAATCGACAAGGCGGCTGACCTGCCGGTGATGCTGTACAACTATCCGCACCGGACCGGCACGATGATGGGGGAAGAGTTTCTGGACCGCGTAGGTCGCAGCCGGAATTTCTGTGGCATCAAGGAAAGTTCGGGCGATATCAACCGGGTGCATCTGCTGGCGCGGGACTACCCGCATATCCAACTTGGTTGTGGCATGGATGATCAGGCGCTGGAGTTCTTCGCCTGGGGAGCGCCGTTCTGGGTCTGTGGCGGGTCGAACTTTCTGCCTGCCGAACACGTGGCGCTGTATCAGGCTTGTGTGATCGAGGGCAACTTTGCCAAGGGCCGTCGCGTCATGAGCGCGCTGATGCCGCTGATGCGGGTGCTGGAGCAGGGCGGCAAATTCATCCAGACGATCAAGCATGGCGTCACCATGAACGGGATCGATGCAGGCGTGGTGAGGCCGCCTCTGAAAGGTTTGAACAAAGATGACAAACGCGCGCTGGAACAGGTGACGCGCGTTCTGAAACGCAAAATCGCAGATATTTTGGCGGAGGGTTAA
- a CDS encoding aldehyde dehydrogenase: MGLLTKDEYESIAAHLDLPTGAFIDGGYRPATSGQVFETINPATGAVLTSIAACGSEDVDFAVEKAREAFDDGRWSKMHPSDRKDILIRLCKLLTRNARELAVMESIDSGKTIFDCETVDVPETIHCLKWHAEAIDKIYDQVSPASDDHIAMVVREPIGVVGLVLPWNFPLLMLAWKIGPALAAGCSVVVKPAAETSLTALKVAELASEAGLPHGVLNVVPGGGAEVGEPIGRHMDIDMVSFTGSTVTGKKFLNYSAESNAKEVVLEMGGKNPAIVMDDAENLDRVAAHVVNGAFWNMGENCSASSRLIVHKDVKAELLERIAHHAKHWNVGDPLDPETRMGALVSEGHYSKVCGYLEQAENVLIGGKADKGFVEATVVEVPGNDATLAREEIFGPVLSVIEVSGFDEAISIANDTEYGLCASIFTANAKRAIRGARAIRAGTVTINSFGEGDITTPFGGYKQSGFGGRDNSVHAHDQYTQLKTIWIDLADDEDEAVD; this comes from the coding sequence ATGGGCTTGTTGACGAAAGACGAATACGAATCCATCGCTGCGCATCTGGATCTGCCGACGGGCGCTTTCATCGATGGCGGCTACCGCCCGGCGACCTCAGGGCAGGTGTTCGAGACTATCAATCCAGCCACCGGGGCTGTGCTGACCAGCATTGCTGCCTGCGGATCGGAGGATGTGGATTTTGCGGTCGAAAAGGCGCGAGAAGCCTTTGACGACGGGCGTTGGTCAAAGATGCACCCCTCGGATCGCAAGGACATTCTGATCCGCTTGTGCAAGCTGCTTACCCGCAACGCGCGGGAACTGGCGGTGATGGAGAGCATCGACAGCGGCAAGACGATCTTTGATTGCGAAACTGTTGATGTTCCCGAGACGATCCACTGCCTGAAATGGCATGCCGAGGCGATCGACAAAATCTATGATCAGGTCAGCCCGGCCAGTGATGACCACATCGCCATGGTCGTGCGTGAGCCCATCGGCGTGGTTGGGCTGGTCCTGCCGTGGAACTTCCCCTTGCTGATGCTGGCGTGGAAGATCGGGCCCGCACTGGCGGCGGGCTGTTCGGTGGTGGTGAAACCGGCGGCCGAGACTTCTCTGACCGCATTAAAGGTGGCGGAGCTGGCGTCTGAGGCCGGATTGCCGCACGGTGTGCTGAATGTGGTGCCCGGCGGTGGCGCCGAGGTGGGCGAACCCATCGGGCGGCACATGGATATCGACATGGTGTCCTTCACCGGCTCGACCGTGACGGGCAAGAAGTTCCTGAACTATTCCGCTGAAAGCAATGCCAAGGAGGTGGTGCTTGAGATGGGCGGCAAGAACCCGGCCATCGTGATGGACGATGCGGAAAATCTGGATCGGGTGGCGGCGCATGTCGTCAATGGCGCATTCTGGAACATGGGCGAGAATTGCTCGGCCTCATCGCGGTTGATTGTGCATAAAGACGTGAAGGCAGAGCTGCTGGAGCGTATTGCCCACCATGCTAAACATTGGAACGTAGGCGACCCGTTGGACCCAGAGACCCGCATGGGCGCGCTTGTCAGCGAGGGGCATTATTCCAAGGTGTGCGGCTATCTGGAACAGGCCGAAAACGTGCTGATAGGCGGCAAGGCCGACAAGGGTTTTGTTGAAGCCACGGTGGTCGAGGTGCCCGGAAACGATGCCACGCTGGCGCGCGAGGAGATCTTTGGCCCGGTTTTGTCGGTGATCGAAGTTTCGGGCTTTGACGAGGCGATCAGCATTGCCAATGACACCGAGTATGGGCTGTGCGCCTCGATCTTCACGGCCAACGCCAAACGCGCGATCCGTGGCGCGCGGGCGATCCGGGCGGGTACCGTCACGATCAACAGCTTTGGTGAAGGGGATATCACCACACCCTTTGGTGGCTACAAGCAGTCTGGGTTTGGTGGCCGGGACAACTCGGTCCACGCCCATGATCAGTATACCCAGCTGAAAACCATCTGGATTGATCTGGCCGATGACGAAGATGAGGCGGTAGATTGA
- a CDS encoding GlxA family transcriptional regulator has translation MSQTQHYAFILVEEFSHLAFSCAVEPLRIANLLAEEDLYRWSFLSEHAEHAVCSNGSVTLVHGGLGSIPKCDQLFVLSGINMRNHVSRPLLATLRRERARGTNISALCSGAWLLAEAGFLDGMQAAIHWEYHDAFMEAFPEINLVRSVFVADEKHMTASGGTATADLMLHLIERDHGHDLSVAVADQMVYNAVRNATADQRVSLQSRNGMRNAHLAKAIHIMTDNIQSPLSPSVIASDIGISTRQLERLFGKFLNTSPKKYFMELRLDRARNLLLQTESSVTEVAFACGFESAGHFSRVYRAAFGVTPMQQRSRLD, from the coding sequence ATGAGCCAAACACAGCACTACGCATTCATACTGGTCGAGGAATTCTCGCATCTCGCCTTCTCCTGCGCGGTCGAGCCATTGCGGATCGCAAATTTGCTGGCCGAGGAAGATCTTTATCGATGGTCCTTCCTGTCCGAACACGCTGAGCATGCGGTCTGTTCAAACGGATCGGTCACTTTGGTGCATGGCGGATTGGGATCTATCCCAAAATGTGACCAACTGTTTGTTCTGTCAGGAATAAACATGCGCAATCACGTCTCGCGTCCGCTGCTCGCAACCCTGCGCCGAGAGAGGGCACGGGGCACCAATATCAGCGCCTTGTGTTCCGGTGCATGGCTGCTGGCCGAGGCCGGATTTTTGGATGGGATGCAGGCGGCGATCCATTGGGAATACCATGATGCTTTCATGGAGGCCTTCCCCGAGATCAACCTCGTCCGCAGCGTCTTTGTCGCCGACGAAAAACACATGACCGCCTCGGGCGGCACCGCGACCGCCGATCTGATGCTGCACCTGATCGAACGCGACCACGGCCACGACCTGTCGGTCGCAGTGGCCGATCAGATGGTCTATAACGCCGTGCGCAACGCCACTGCCGATCAGCGCGTCTCGTTGCAATCGCGCAACGGGATGCGGAACGCGCATCTGGCCAAGGCGATCCACATCATGACCGACAATATTCAAAGTCCACTGTCGCCCTCGGTCATTGCCAGCGATATCGGTATCTCAACCCGACAACTGGAGCGTCTGTTTGGGAAATTCCTGAACACCTCGCCTAAGAAATACTTCATGGAATTGCGGCTGGACCGCGCCCGCAATCTGCTGTTGCAGACCGAATCTTCGGTGACCGAGGTCGCCTTTGCCTGCGGTTTCGAAAGCGCCGGCCATTTCTCGCGTGTGTACCGGGCTGCGTTTGGCGTCACGCCGATGCAGCAGCGCAGCAGGCTTGATTGA
- a CDS encoding GntR family transcriptional regulator, whose product MRDEGKSPKEALAEHLKMSVLTLRLRPGEDLDEAQLSQAFGLSRTPLREVFRQLAGEGYLDLRTHRGARVSEMSHTTLRDFFLVAPMVYGAVLRLAAANATHDQIDQLKEAQETFRQALRTGSAEERTLANTRFHEVTGEMAGNVYLSPSFNRLLIDHARIGMTFYRPQTARMAENLSEASDQHDAIIAAIEAGDEATAAQLADDHWTLSRDQIELFVMPEGLDFPLGQVPGKTSA is encoded by the coding sequence ATGAGGGACGAAGGGAAATCACCAAAAGAGGCGTTGGCTGAGCATCTGAAGATGTCGGTTCTGACCCTGCGTTTGCGTCCCGGAGAAGATTTGGACGAGGCGCAGCTGTCGCAGGCCTTTGGCCTGTCGCGCACGCCTTTGCGCGAAGTGTTCCGGCAGTTGGCCGGTGAGGGGTATCTGGACCTGCGCACCCATCGCGGGGCGCGGGTGTCAGAGATGTCTCATACCACGCTACGCGATTTCTTTCTGGTTGCGCCGATGGTCTATGGCGCGGTGCTGCGTCTGGCCGCGGCGAATGCGACGCACGATCAGATCGATCAGTTGAAAGAGGCGCAAGAGACGTTTCGGCAAGCCTTGCGTACAGGCTCGGCTGAGGAGCGGACGCTGGCCAATACCCGGTTTCACGAGGTGACCGGAGAGATGGCGGGGAATGTCTATTTATCCCCATCGTTCAACCGGTTGCTGATCGATCACGCGCGGATCGGGATGACATTTTATCGCCCGCAGACCGCACGAATGGCTGAGAACCTTTCAGAGGCGAGCGACCAGCATGACGCCATCATCGCCGCCATCGAGGCGGGCGATGAGGCGACTGCTGCGCAGCTGGCCGACGACCACTGGACCCTGTCACGCGATCAGATCGAGCTGTTCGTGATGCCCGAGGGGTTGGATTTTCCGCTGGGGCAGGTCCCCGGTAAGACTTCTGCATGA
- a CDS encoding FAD-binding oxidoreductase encodes MTIYTAKRLPRQTGVAGWNAILPLQQDLPRLEQDQTADVTIIGGGFAGLSAALRLHQLDPALKVVVLEAGRFAEGSAGRNSGFMIDLPHDLASDNYASDGLDADRTTIALNRQAISFATRVAAECDLSPEMFDPCGKINAAATAAGDRHNADYAVHLARLGEPHELYDAQQMQALTGSPHYTSGLFAPGTVMIQPAAYVRALSTHLAGRIGVYENSAVTGFRKQGGGWAVETEQARVSTGRIVMATNGHLESFGFYQRRLMHICLYASITESLTPDQIATLGGQPRWSVTPADPMGTSVRRVSGSYGDRILIRTCSSFHPEIHSSDSHLNRAGAVHDRKFQERFPNLPNVQMQHRWAGMLCLSRNGSAAFGEIEQGVYAACCQNGLGIARGTLQGMGVAELVQGKDSQIADHFLAQPMPPRLPPEPFASVGANAYLRWKEWRSGAE; translated from the coding sequence TTGACGATCTACACCGCCAAACGTTTGCCCCGGCAAACCGGCGTGGCAGGATGGAATGCCATCCTGCCTCTGCAGCAAGACCTGCCTCGGCTTGAGCAAGACCAGACCGCAGATGTGACCATCATCGGCGGTGGTTTTGCCGGGCTGTCCGCAGCGCTGAGGCTGCATCAGCTTGATCCGGCGCTGAAGGTTGTGGTGCTTGAGGCTGGGCGCTTTGCGGAAGGCTCTGCCGGGCGCAACTCGGGGTTCATGATCGATCTGCCTCATGACTTGGCCTCGGACAATTACGCCAGCGATGGGCTGGACGCAGATCGGACCACAATCGCGCTGAATCGCCAGGCGATTTCCTTTGCGACCCGGGTAGCCGCTGAGTGCGACCTGTCGCCGGAGATGTTCGACCCGTGCGGCAAGATCAACGCTGCTGCGACCGCAGCGGGTGATCGGCACAACGCAGACTACGCAGTGCATCTGGCGCGATTGGGAGAGCCCCACGAGCTTTATGATGCACAGCAGATGCAGGCGCTGACAGGCAGCCCGCATTACACATCTGGTCTGTTTGCGCCCGGGACGGTGATGATCCAGCCTGCAGCCTATGTGCGGGCTCTCTCAACGCATCTGGCTGGGCGGATCGGTGTTTATGAAAACTCTGCCGTGACCGGGTTTCGCAAACAAGGCGGTGGCTGGGCGGTCGAGACCGAACAGGCGCGGGTTTCGACGGGGCGGATCGTGATGGCAACGAATGGTCACCTGGAGAGCTTTGGGTTTTACCAGCGGCGTCTGATGCACATCTGCCTCTACGCGTCGATAACGGAATCGCTGACGCCAGATCAGATCGCCACGCTGGGCGGACAGCCACGCTGGTCAGTAACGCCAGCGGATCCGATGGGCACTTCGGTCCGGCGGGTTTCGGGCAGTTATGGGGATCGCATTCTGATCCGGACCTGTTCAAGCTTTCATCCTGAAATCCACAGCAGCGATAGCCATTTGAATCGGGCAGGCGCGGTGCACGATCGTAAGTTTCAGGAGCGATTTCCCAACTTGCCAAATGTACAGATGCAGCACCGTTGGGCTGGGATGCTGTGCCTCAGCCGCAATGGCTCGGCCGCGTTCGGTGAGATCGAGCAGGGTGTATATGCCGCCTGTTGTCAAAACGGATTGGGTATAGCGCGAGGAACACTGCAAGGAATGGGCGTGGCAGAGCTTGTGCAGGGGAAAGACTCCCAGATTGCAGATCATTTTCTGGCGCAACCGATGCCACCGCGTTTACCACCCGAGCCCTTCGCATCGGTTGGGGCCAATGCGTATCTGCGCTGGAAAGAGTGGCGATCAGGGGCGGAATAG
- a CDS encoding SDR family NAD(P)-dependent oxidoreductase produces MKRFAGKTALVTGGRSGIGQAIARRLREEGANVYTAQRGKDDEFPSIPADFANPESPAQIVKQVVGSAGQLDVLINNAGMMQEASVNDMPLEDWQRNLMVNLTAPFLLIQAALPHLRKTKGSIVNIGSVEGLGSNPGHAAYCASKAGLHGLTRAVAVDHGAEGIRCNAVAPGWIDTDLNIDFIESMNDPGAFRRDIARIHPVGRTGDPKEVAALVAFLAAEEAGFVTGQIYTIDGGRMAKLSLP; encoded by the coding sequence ATGAAAAGATTCGCAGGAAAAACAGCGCTCGTGACCGGTGGCCGCAGTGGCATCGGACAAGCCATCGCCCGCCGGCTGCGCGAAGAAGGGGCTAATGTCTACACTGCGCAGCGCGGTAAGGATGATGAGTTCCCCTCTATCCCGGCGGATTTTGCCAACCCGGAAAGCCCGGCGCAGATCGTCAAGCAGGTCGTGGGCAGCGCGGGCCAGCTGGACGTACTGATCAACAATGCAGGCATGATGCAGGAGGCCTCCGTCAACGACATGCCGCTTGAAGATTGGCAACGCAACCTCATGGTCAACCTGACCGCCCCGTTCCTGCTGATCCAGGCTGCACTGCCACATCTGCGCAAAACCAAGGGCAGCATTGTCAATATCGGCTCGGTCGAGGGGTTGGGCAGCAACCCCGGCCACGCCGCCTACTGCGCCTCTAAGGCCGGGCTGCATGGGCTGACCCGCGCGGTTGCCGTGGACCACGGAGCAGAAGGCATTCGCTGCAATGCAGTGGCACCGGGCTGGATCGACACAGACCTCAACATCGATTTCATCGAGAGCATGAACGACCCCGGCGCATTCCGCCGGGATATCGCCCGCATTCATCCCGTAGGCCGCACCGGCGACCCGAAAGAAGTCGCCGCACTGGTCGCGTTCTTGGCAGCCGAGGAAGCGGGTTTTGTCACCGGTCAAATTTACACGATCGATGGCGGACGGATGGCAAAGCTCAGCCTGCCCTGA